In Cyprinus carpio isolate SPL01 chromosome A14, ASM1834038v1, whole genome shotgun sequence, a single window of DNA contains:
- the LOC109063577 gene encoding NADH dehydrogenase [ubiquinone] 1 subunit C1, mitochondrial-like yields the protein MPFGRLLLRTSTVNKMFSRNSFIASKPDPSKPNMLRAGLAFGSTAVLWALLFKQHSTDVHEYKTRNGLE from the exons ATGCCTTTTGGTCGGTTATTGTTGCGGACTTCAACTGTCAATAAGA tgTTTAGCAGAAATTCCTTTATAGCTTCAAAACCGGATCCCTCCAAGCCAAACATGCTGAGAGCAGGACTGGCATTCGGAAGCACTGCTGTCTTGTGGGCATTG CTGTTTAAACAGCACAGCACTGATGTGCATGAGTACAAAACACGGAACGGGTTAGAGTAA